The Marinobacter antarcticus genomic sequence TGGCGTTTAGGGCTGATGCACAACAGCCGCATCTTTCAGACTCAGACCACAGACACCATCGTGCGCTCGCTGTTGGAAGAGCGGGGCATAGTGGATTCGGTGTTTGATCTCAAACGAGGTCCCCAAGAACGGGAATACGGCGTTCAGCACCGGGAAAGCGATCTGGCGTTCATTGAACGAATGGCCGCAGAGGAAGGCTGGCATTACCGTTACCAACACGGCAGTGTCGATGGAAACCAGCAACCTGGCCTGATCATGGCCGACCATCACGGCGATGCGCCCCGGCTGGGAACTGCTGAATATAACGGCAAAGCAGGCGGAAGTACCAGGCAGCCTTCGGTGTTCCGCTTCCGCTACGAAGAACGGGTTCGCGTCGCCGCCGTAGCCACGAAGGACTACACCTTCAAGAACCCTGCCTACGCCCTGATGCACGAACAGAGCGCCGCCACTCCCAGCCAGCGCCAAGACTATCAGCACTTCGACTACCCGGGCCGCTTCAAGGCCGATGCCAGCGGCCAGCCGTTTACCGAAGCGCGATTGGATGCTCTCAGAAACGACGCCAGCACCGCCCACGGCGAAAGCAATCGCGCAGACTTTACCTGCGGTGCCAAAGCCGAACTGACTGAGCACGACAACGAAAAACTGAACCGGGACTGGCTACTCACCGCCGTCACTCAC encodes the following:
- a CDS encoding type VI secretion system Vgr family protein; translated protein: MPQANGLQFTARIGELPSDLFSVVGFTLTERLSELFHGCLELASTDPGVDASEVLEQPVDLLVWQDDALLRRFTGVVNEFARGDSGHRRTRYELVIQPPLWRLGLMHNSRIFQTQTTDTIVRSLLEERGIVDSVFDLKRGPQEREYGVQHRESDLAFIERMAAEEGWHYRYQHGSVDGNQQPGLIMADHHGDAPRLGTAEYNGKAGGSTRQPSVFRFRYEERVRVAAVATKDYTFKNPAYALMHEQSAATPSQRQDYQHFDYPGRFKADASGQPFTEARLDALRNDASTAHGESNRADFTCGAKAELTEHDNEKLNRDWLLTAVTH